From one Paenibacillus sp. FSL K6-1330 genomic stretch:
- a CDS encoding NUDIX domain-containing protein, producing MIRNTVRALIIQNEMLLTIKKERPEVGVYYTLPGGAQETGETLEQTLQRECFEELGIDILNSKLVCVREYISKNHEYSFIMKEVHAVEFIYECNSNSTTSYFFSSQADVGQIGIEWLPIEGIKQAVSQSAELSKPYKFPNTTNDFFKEYFIGQITEPYRSQIFES from the coding sequence ATGATTAGAAATACAGTTCGGGCATTGATAATTCAGAACGAAATGTTGCTAACAATTAAGAAAGAGCGTCCTGAAGTAGGTGTTTATTATACCTTACCTGGAGGAGCTCAAGAGACAGGTGAAACCTTGGAGCAGACTTTGCAACGAGAGTGCTTTGAAGAACTTGGAATTGATATTTTGAATAGTAAATTAGTTTGTGTAAGAGAGTACATATCTAAGAATCATGAATATTCTTTTATTATGAAAGAAGTTCATGCAGTAGAATTTATTTATGAATGCAACAGCAATTCGACTACTTCTTATTTCTTTAGCTCACAGGCTGATGTTGGACAAATCGGAATTGAGTGGTTACCAATTGAAGGTATTAAACAAGCTGTATCTCAGTCGGCTGAGTTATCAAAGCCATATAAATTTCCTAATACAACTAATGACTTTTTCAAGGAATACTTTATAGGCCAGATAACAGAACCATATAGAAGTCAGATATTTGAAAGTTGA